In one Rhopalosiphum padi isolate XX-2018 chromosome 3, ASM2088224v1, whole genome shotgun sequence genomic region, the following are encoded:
- the LOC132924406 gene encoding uncharacterized protein LOC132924406: MFRNEVKGPKLYFNEIWATKSIAKKEFQKNNFEIAAQYCEKVLAVSNNDLDTRILLSKCQQNLFQPKLSYENHMLAEAQFPNILSVLENRASTTLDNEEYEKSLLTYLNLAKQRVKPIDFTLGVLKLTQIINNSTNLKRHKYRDRCLGNTVIKLAKQGDLIDTEALHLKLAKTKLTCKNKNESFYLGRLAQDKKFFEEVLQSGGPKQPFYNAKNKLFNNLKRVVDSLDVAYEQLYQRKQLFIYKCDEPKLKGDRLSTRINNSKLVKDMRHLMICKYLNLIIQLLIKNQIKEAKLKTELMIEFMEKNDYKSDSILDKIYQSFGIAQYVLFQNVNRWNIEKNHQRMLIFLGATKSNIPLYESLFGPCEINPKKTINKLCARLESSKSMIENIFIHYEIAKCYIELGNGNLKNARNKATICLQLAKEINNHTWTVNALILLVSIEFQLDNKPKCCHILYKAIAIAYTLYVPGVLMFLEKVAKMIFETNAIHTTQIEKKIIDVLNFMPDVSTRMNAMFKFKRLITMPINL; the protein is encoded by the exons atgttCCGTAATGAAGTTAAAGgccctaaattatattttaatgagatATGGGCAACAAAATCGATAGCTAAAAAAGAATTTCaaaagaataattttgaaatag CTGCTCAATACTGTGAGAAAGTATTAGCGGTTTCCAACAATGATTTAGACACTAGAATCCTTCTAAGCAAATGTCAACAGAACTTGTTTCAACCAAAATTGTCGTACGAAAATCACATGCTAGCAGAAGCTCAATTTCCTAATATATTATCAGTCTTGGAGAATAGAGCAAGTACAACACTGGACAATGAAGAAtatgaaaaaagtttattaacatatttgaaCCTAGCAAAACAAAGGGTCAAGCCTATAGATTTTACATTAGGAGTTCTAAAG ttgacgcaaataataaacaactcgACAAATTTAAAAAGACATAAATATAGAGACCGTTGTTTGGGAAATACAGTTATTAAGTTGGCAAAACAGGGGGATTTGATTGACACAGAAGCCTTGCACTTGAAACTTGCTAAAACAAAACTTACgtgcaaaaacaaaaatgaatcaTTTTATCTTGGTCGTTTAGCACaagataaaaagttttttgaaGAAGTACTTCAATCCGGTGGTCCTAAGCAGCCATTTTataatgcaaaaaataaattatttaataacttgaaACGAGTTGTCGACTCATTAGACGTAGCTTAT gaaCAATTATATCAAAGAAAACAgctatttatctataaatgtgATGAGCCTAAATTGAAAGGCGATAGACTTTCAACTcgaataaataactcaaaacttGTAAAAGATATGAGACATCTTATGATTTGTAAATACTTAAACCTTATCATtcaattactaataaaaaaccaaattaaagAAGCCAAATTAAAAACGGAGCTAATGATAGAGTTTATGgagaaaaatgattataaatccGACAGCATTTTGGATAAAATTTACCAAAGCTTTGGTATAGCGCAATATGTATTGTTTCAAAATGTAAATCGATGGAATATAGAAAAAAACCATCAACGAATGCTCATTTTTTTAGGAGCTACTAAAAGTAACATACCACTATATGAATCATTATTTGGACCATGTGAAATAAATCCAAA aaaaactataaataaattatgtgctCGTTTGGAATCATCGAAGTCGATGATAGAAAACATTTTCATACATTACGAAATAGCTAAATGTTATATAGAATTGGGCAATGGTAACCTTAAAAATGCTCGAAATAAAGCCACTATATGTTTACAATTAgctaaagaaattaataatcatacgtGGACTGTGAACGCATTAATTTTACTAGTATCGATTGAATTTCAATTAGACAATAAACCTAAGTGTTGTCACATATTATACAAGGCTATTGCAATCGCTTATACGCTCTATGTGCCCGGAGTCTTAATGTTTTTGGAAAAG gtagcTAAAATGATTTTTGAAACAAATGCTATACATACTACACAAATTGAGAAAAAGATAATAGATGTTTTGAATTTCATGCCAGACGTTTCAACAAGAATGAATGCTATGTTCAAGTTCAAACGATTAATCACTATGCCGATAAATTTGTAG